From Temnothorax longispinosus isolate EJ_2023e chromosome 3, Tlon_JGU_v1, whole genome shotgun sequence, one genomic window encodes:
- the LOC139809791 gene encoding uncharacterized protein isoform X1 encodes MTCKSISIIIAGYFNLWHMWSSCGENNGNKYLVSIHESKNDMPRQFIIGDLFYKKVTQYMSLRPEDRFTDRFFIQYHKGKCQRQVIGKNKIGETPQIIAAYLNLENPKQYTGHCFRRTGATLLSNSGASTTMLKQLGGWKSITIAQGYVENSLKNREKIYECITNATVSNDHLNPQPSTSKNYSSGTVTANKNLKTTGQDVNSDDFSDDFIISEDDLVTIDKLNQLTTPEPPITSITTRTKRKVLTEYINQLPPTHFMRKPPISVFAKKQENEPPLKMRKSDETNTHTSKLSSECLSKNLNLNNQIMNYQNCIFTGDITSNYSNIKFENCVFYGSFLNNCDHSSKNENDKKKQ; translated from the exons ATGACATGTAAatctatttctataataattgcaggttattttaatctttggCATATGTGGAGCTCTTGTGGAGAAAACAACGGTAATAAGTATCTTGTTTCTATTCATGAGTCGAAAAATGACATGCCTCGACAATTTATTATCGGAGATCTTTTCTATAAGAAAGTTACTCAGTACATGTCACTGAGGCCTGAAGATCGATTTACTGATAGATTTTTTATCCAGTATCATAAAGGGAAGTGTCAACGTCAAGTTATTGGCAAGAATAAAATTGGGGAGACACCTCAAATTATAGCTGCATACCTAAACTTGGAAAATCCAAAACAGTACACCGGTCATTGCTTTCGTAGAACGGGTGCAACGCTTTTATCTAACTCAGGAGCAAGCACTACCATGCTTAAACAACTAGGTGGATGGAAGTCAATTACAATAGCACAAG gtTACGTCGaaaattcgttaaaaaatagagaaaaaatttatgaatgtaTTACTAATGCTACTGTATCTAATGATCATCTGAATCCACAACCATCGActagtaaaaattattctagtGGCACAgtaactgcaaataaaaatttaaaaactactGGACAAGATGTTAATTCCGATGATTTTTctgatgattttataataagtgaAGATGATCTAGTaacaattgataaattaaatcagttAACAACACCGGAACCTCCAATAACCTCGATTACAACACggacaaaaagaaaagtacTAACAGAATATATTAACCAATTACCTCCAACTCATTTTATGAGAAAACCACCAATTTCAGTCTTTGctaaaaaacaagaaaatgaACCACcgttaaaaatgagaaaaagtgATGAAACTAATACTCATACTAGTAAACTATCATCAGAATgcttatctaaaaatttaaatttaaataatcaaatcaTGAATTATCAAAACTGTATATTTACCGGAGATATTACTTCTAACTACTCTAATATCAAGTTTGAAAACTGTGTTTTTTATGGaagttttcttaataattgtgATCATTCaagtaaaaatgaaaacgataaaaaaaagcaataa
- the LOC139809791 gene encoding uncharacterized protein isoform X2 translates to MWSSCGENNGNKYLVSIHESKNDMPRQFIIGDLFYKKVTQYMSLRPEDRFTDRFFIQYHKGKCQRQVIGKNKIGETPQIIAAYLNLENPKQYTGHCFRRTGATLLSNSGASTTMLKQLGGWKSITIAQGYVENSLKNREKIYECITNATVSNDHLNPQPSTSKNYSSGTVTANKNLKTTGQDVNSDDFSDDFIISEDDLVTIDKLNQLTTPEPPITSITTRTKRKVLTEYINQLPPTHFMRKPPISVFAKKQENEPPLKMRKSDETNTHTSKLSSECLSKNLNLNNQIMNYQNCIFTGDITSNYSNIKFENCVFYGSFLNNCDHSSKNENDKKKQ, encoded by the exons ATGTGGAGCTCTTGTGGAGAAAACAACGGTAATAAGTATCTTGTTTCTATTCATGAGTCGAAAAATGACATGCCTCGACAATTTATTATCGGAGATCTTTTCTATAAGAAAGTTACTCAGTACATGTCACTGAGGCCTGAAGATCGATTTACTGATAGATTTTTTATCCAGTATCATAAAGGGAAGTGTCAACGTCAAGTTATTGGCAAGAATAAAATTGGGGAGACACCTCAAATTATAGCTGCATACCTAAACTTGGAAAATCCAAAACAGTACACCGGTCATTGCTTTCGTAGAACGGGTGCAACGCTTTTATCTAACTCAGGAGCAAGCACTACCATGCTTAAACAACTAGGTGGATGGAAGTCAATTACAATAGCACAAG gtTACGTCGaaaattcgttaaaaaatagagaaaaaatttatgaatgtaTTACTAATGCTACTGTATCTAATGATCATCTGAATCCACAACCATCGActagtaaaaattattctagtGGCACAgtaactgcaaataaaaatttaaaaactactGGACAAGATGTTAATTCCGATGATTTTTctgatgattttataataagtgaAGATGATCTAGTaacaattgataaattaaatcagttAACAACACCGGAACCTCCAATAACCTCGATTACAACACggacaaaaagaaaagtacTAACAGAATATATTAACCAATTACCTCCAACTCATTTTATGAGAAAACCACCAATTTCAGTCTTTGctaaaaaacaagaaaatgaACCACcgttaaaaatgagaaaaagtgATGAAACTAATACTCATACTAGTAAACTATCATCAGAATgcttatctaaaaatttaaatttaaataatcaaatcaTGAATTATCAAAACTGTATATTTACCGGAGATATTACTTCTAACTACTCTAATATCAAGTTTGAAAACTGTGTTTTTTATGGaagttttcttaataattgtgATCATTCaagtaaaaatgaaaacgataaaaaaaagcaataa